One Spinacia oleracea cultivar Varoflay chromosome 4, BTI_SOV_V1, whole genome shotgun sequence DNA segment encodes these proteins:
- the LOC110782628 gene encoding transcription termination factor MTERF6, chloroplastic/mitochondrial, producing MEVSSSQNSSSSVLWFFKDKGFDDNNINDMFKRCKRLEGLESDKASQNWSYLQSIGIQERKLPSVVLKCPKILTFSVDDTLEPMVHCLKTLATKPEEVATAIIKFPYIFSHSAQGKLCPLLGFFEALGIPEKQLGKMVLQNPRIVSYSIEPKLTQFVDFLTKFGLSEEGMICKILVKNPYIMGYNVEKRLQPTAEFLKNVGLTKSDLQKVAVNYPEVLCRDVNKVLKPNFEYLRSSGFGDNQIAALVSGYPPVLIKSIKNSLEPKLKFLVQVMGKSLQDVVDYPDFFKHGLKKSLELRQRLLSQNNIDCSLNEMLYYNRKKFCLKYGSTT from the coding sequence ATGGAAGTTAGTAGCAGCCaaaacagcagcagcagcgtgtTGTGGTTCTTCAAGGACAAAGGTTTTGATGACAACAACATTAACGACATGTTCAAAAGGTGCAAGCGTCTTGAAGGGTTGGAAAGTGATAAAGCATCCCAAAACTGGTCTTATTTGCAAAGCATTGGTATCCAAGAAAGAAAGCTTCCATCAGTAGTTCTCAAATGCCCGAAAATCCTGACATTCAGCGTGGACGACACACTTGAACCCATGGTTCATTGCCTTAAAACACTTGCTACAAAACCAGAAGAAGTTGCAACAGCTATAATCAAATTTCCTTACATTTTTTCTCACAGTGCACAAGGAAAGCTCTGTCCTTTACTGGGTTTCTTTGAGGCACTCGGGATTCCTGAAAAGCAACTTGGTAAAATGGTGTTACAGAACCCGAGAATTGTAAGCTACAGCATAGAACCAAAGCTTACTCAGTTTGTGGATTTCCTTACCAAGTTTGGTCTTAGTGAGGAAGGGATGATTTGTAAAATTTTGGTGAAGAACCCGTATATCATGGGTTACAACGTCGAAAAGAGGTTACAGCCTACAGCAGAATTCTTGAAAAACGTTGGTTTGACGAAGTCAGATCTTCAGAAAGTGGCTGTAAACTACCCCGAGGTTCTGTGTCGAGATGTTAACAAAGTTCTTAAACCGAATTTTGAGTATTTAAGGAGTTCTGGGTTCGGTGACAACCAGATAGCAGCTTTGGTATCTGGTTATCCCCCTGTATTGATTAAAAGCATCAAGAACTCTTTGGAACCAAAGCTGAAGTTTCTGGTCCAAGTAATGGGGAAAAGCCTTCAAGATGTTGTAGATTATCCTGATTTCTTTAAGCATGGTTTGAAGAAAAGCTTGGAGTTGAGGCAAAGGTTATTGTCTCAGAACAACATAGATTGTAGCTTGAATGAGATGCTGTACTACAATCGAAAGAAGTTCTGTTTGAAATACGGTTCAACAACCTAG
- the LOC110782564 gene encoding putative germin-like protein 2-1, with amino-acid sequence MRSVVDITRFPSVNTQGVAMARVAFGSYGLNTPHLHPRGSEIFAVVEGMLYAGFVTTSYKLYDTILNKGDVIVFPQGLIHFQLNLGKKDALAYASFGSQNPGRVNVADGVFATTPRILDDVLTKGFQVGEMVIEQLRSQFSTETISVNTGKSILKLLSQINFLILHTM; translated from the exons ATGAGAAGTG TGGTTGATATAACTCGATTCCCAAGTGTCAACACACAAGGGGTGGCCATGGCCAGGGTAGCCTTTGGGTCATATGGCCTAAACACCCCTCACTTACATCCACGTGGCTCGGAGATTTTTGCCGTGGTGGAAGGGATGTTGTATGCCGGTTTTGTGACTACTAGTTACAAACTATACGACACGATACTTAACAAGGGTGATGTTATTGTGTTCCCTCAAGGTTTAATCCATTTCCAATTAAATTTAGGCAAGAAAGACGCTTTGGCCTATGCCTCATTTGGGAGCCAAAATCCAGGGCGAGTTAATGTCGCGGATGGTGTGTTTGCGACTACCCCACGTATATTAGACGATGTTCTTACCAAAGGGTTTCAGGTGGGCGAGATGGTGATCGAGCAACTTCGTTCTCAATTTTCCACCGAAACCATATCAGTCAACACCGGGAAAtcgatattgaaattgttatCTCAAATTAACTTTCTAATTTTACATACTATGTAG
- the LOC110782629 gene encoding uncharacterized protein, protein MLIVKAAPIFELSSVSIRKNGLRKFDDIGSTRVDLYGYIQLIDENDNKYVLFEADEGDGDDPETVYLWNDISVVIREAILDRPPWLPKIFWLELCLKDKIRDIEIVNDKKRFDFSSIDGDVGYSEKSLLFQTKGRDVVHVRYRVLEYAVLAYVEIKVVKNEENNDSIESEAACAVVTGNIVSMCKITDKVSLPRVLFDKNCYDPSNLVPSQMSWIAWLAVPAYSGLLIEANLEVNDEKIRSSDALYFEVADVFRGLTLESIVGEKWRIEVSVTWANGYQYLREDGVWGFEFKPDAEREGCPDVENVCIENSKRSQVHPNQQSLQMSSAITAITGRILSTHSLDASLLPLVEVFSISVHSFNADFLLCGTIKSYDSDGIYDVFCCDNGNYVYADGSKKILRLEERRRCYVGEKFGIHFDLKDLSGLEISCGYLSYCYYTATSWQDKRICSVVRGEYGFAVVHYAMFSDALQAKVKVTFSSDNGCDHLISGSISARYSGYGYDTSYEKKYFHSILFDDDEFVEISNGGEVPLLKSAVAVPENNSLVVKAYIRVKVAGKIVKLNGKATFKPQDPSEPQIIKGPNFFFSVTVGLGRPDDEDFNITH, encoded by the exons ATGTTAATTGTTAAAGCAGCACCTATATTTGAGTTGTCCTCTGTTAGCATACGCAAGAATGGACTCAGGAAGTTTGATGATATTGGTAGTACACGTGTTGATTTATATGGTTATATTCAACTTATCGATGAAAATGATAACAAATACGTTCTATTCGAGGCAGATGAGGGGGATGGAGATGATCCGGAGACTGTTTACTTGTGGAATGATATATCAGTAGTTATTCGAGAAGCCATACTTGACCGCCCTCCTTGGCTACCGAAAATTTTCTGGTTGGAATTGTGCCTCAAAGACAAGATTCGAGATATTGAAATCGTGAACGATAAGAAGCGTTTTGATTTCAGTTCAATTGATGGTGATGTTGGATACTCAGAAAAAAGCTTGTTGTTTCAGACCAAAGGGCGTGATGTTGTCCATGTGCGCTACAGAGTACTCGAATATGCAGTCTTAGCATATGTGGAAATTAAAGTTGTTAAAAATGAAGAAAATAACGACAGTATTGAAAGTGAAGCCGCATGTGCGGTTGTGACCGGAAACATTGTTTCCATGTGTAAGATCACGGATAAAGTTTCTCTTCCACGTGTGCTATTTGATAAGAATTGTTACGATCCTTCAAACTTGGTTCCTTCTCAGATGTCTTGGATTGCTTGGTTAGCCGTACCGGCGTATTCCGGACTTCTAATTGAGGCAAATTTAGAGGTTAATGATGAAAAAATTAGGAGCAGCGATGCTTTGTATTTCGAAGTCGCAGATGTTTTCAGAGGGCTGACGTTAGAGAGCATAGTTGGGGAAAAATGGCGCATAGAGGTGAGTGTGACATGGGCTAATGGATATCAATACCTTCGTGAAGATGGTGTTTGGGGGTTTGAATTTAAGCCTGATGCTGAAAGGGAAGGATGCCCGGACGTAGAAAATGTTTGCATTGAGAATTCAAAGAGGTCCCAG GTCCATCCTAACCAACAATCACTTCAGATGTCATCAGCCATAACAGCAATCACTGGTAG GATCCTATCCACACATTCACTTGATGCATCTTTGCTACCACTTGTGGAGGTTTTTTCAATAAGTGTTCATTCTTTTAATGCTGATTTTCTTCTTTGCGGAACAATCAAGTCTTATGATTCAGATGGCATATATGATGTATTTTGTTGCGATAACGGGAACTATGTTTATGCGGATGGCTCTAAGAAGATTTTACGGCTAGAAGAGCGTCGACGGTGTTATGTGGGTGAGAAATTTGGTATACATTTTGATCTCAAAGATCTATCAGGTCTTGAGATCAGTTGTGGTTATCTGTCATATTGTTACTACACAGCTACTAGCTGGCAAGACAAACGTATATGTTCAGTTGTTCGAGGCGAATATGGTTTTGCGGTTGTTCACTACGCTATGTTTTCAGATGCATTACAAGCCAAAGTGAAGGTTACTTTCAGTTCCGACAATGGTTGTGATCATCTTATTAGTGGGAGTATTAGTGCTAGGTATAGCGGCTACGGATATGATACATCCTATGAAAAGAAATACTTCCACAGCATActgtttgatgatgatgagtttGTGGAGATTAGTAATGGAGGTGAAGTGCCATTGTTAAAATCTGCAGTTGCTGTTCCAGAAAACAATTCATTGGTTGTGAAAGCATACATTCGTGTTAAGGTTGCTGGTAAAATTGTGAAACTAAATGGTAAAGCAACTTTTAAGCCTCAAGATCCTTCCGAGCCTCAAATAATTAAGGGACCAAACTTTTTCTTCTCAGTAACTGTTGGGTTGGGGCGGCCTGACGACGAGGACTTTAATATTACTCATTAG